A genomic region of Rhipicephalus sanguineus isolate Rsan-2018 chromosome 3, BIME_Rsan_1.4, whole genome shotgun sequence contains the following coding sequences:
- the LOC119387440 gene encoding LOW QUALITY PROTEIN: phosphatidylinositol 3-kinase catalytic subunit type 3-like (The sequence of the model RefSeq protein was modified relative to this genomic sequence to represent the inferred CDS: deleted 1 base in 1 codon), giving the protein MAAYSDDSESLQTFRHIYSCDLDTNFKIKVGTLEGTREKPSHQALLNDPMLRHSSLYDENRSDLVVSCQVFSGGKPLALPVQTSYKPFTTRWNWNEWLKLPLKFSDLPRNAVLALTVWDVYGPRKSIPVGGTTVTIFGKYGAMRQGIHDLRLWLGFEADGSSKTQTPGKAFGSKEQMTRLVKLSKKHRNGRLLKVDWLDRLTFREIEVVNSKEKSSSNQMFLMIEFPRVVFRDQEYTVIYFEKDGDDPCQASLPAEIVTVPDPDVSLENLVESKHHKLSRSLRSGLTDKDLKPNAATRDQLNVIVNYPSTKTLTSEEQDLVWKFRFYLQSQKKALAKFVKCVNWQSGPEAKQAVELMRTWQPMDVDDALELLGPQFVHPAVRRYAVARLRQAHSDDLLLYLLQLVQALKYERTTNGDSHHLMRPSAAGTSALSTVIEPEPGPVPCERGDRGSFTAPSELGASHLDSFSDSLRNPMSSSVTGADDAFLQEPFQPRSESDCDLATFLINKACTSDALANYFYWYLYVETDDQDSVVKDSKVKEMYTNVMKRFMHRLQKGNWDYRQRRSMLEKQQVFVNHLVNIMKIVARENGNRQKKMEKLHALLLEQESQQLIRFPEPMPLPLDPSVRVRGLVPSKAALFKSALMPARLSFLTDDVEGGEYVAIFKHGDDLRQDQLILQTITLMDKLLRKENLDLKLTPYCVLASSTKHGFVQYIESTSVADVLRTEDTIQKFFRKHAPSETGPYGISPEVMDTYVKSCAGYCVITYLLSVGDRHLDNLLLTKTGKLFHIDFGYILGRDPKPLPPPMKLSKEMVEAMGGINSEHYQEFRKQCYTAFLHLRRHANLILNLFSLMVDASVPDIALEPDKTVKKVQDKFRLDLTDEEAVHYMQNLIDVSVSAVMPALVEQIHKIAQYWRR; this is encoded by the exons ATGGCGGCGTACTCAGACGATTCGGAGTCGCTCCAGACTTTTCGGCATATTTATAGCTGTGACTTGGACACAAATTTTAAAATTAAAGT aGGTACGCTCGAAGGCACGAGAGAAAAGCCCAGCCACCAAGCCCTCCTCAATGACCCCATGCTGAGGCACTCGAGCCTCTATGACGAGAACCGGTCAGATCTTGTTGTCTCCTGTCAGGTCTTCTCTGGTGGAAAACCACTGGCCCTACCTGTACAGACCTCGTACAAGCCCTTCACAACACGCTGGAA CTGGAACGAGTGGCTCAAGCTTCCTTTAAAGTTCAGTGACCTCCCACGTAATGCTGTGCTGGCCTTGACAGTGTGGGATGTGTATGGTCCTCGCAAAAGCATTCCTGTAGGGGGCACCACAGTCACGATATTTGGAAAGTATGG GGCAATGCGTCAAGGCATCCACGACTTGCGTCTCTGGCTTGGCTTTGAAGCAGATGGCAGCAGCAAGACACAAACTCCAGGCAAGGCTTTTGGTTCCAAAGAGCAGATGACAAGGCTGGTCAAG CTGAGCAAGAAGCACCGGAATGGCCGCTTGCTCAAGGTTGACTGGCTGGACAGGCTCACCTTTCGTGAGATTGAAGTGGTGAACAGCAAGGAGAAGTCGAGTTCCAACCAAATGTTCCTTATGATTGAGTTCCCTAGAGTTGTGTTCCGCGACCAAGAGTACACCGTCATCTATTTCGAGAAG GATGGAGATGACCCATGCCAAGCCAGTCTACCAGCAGAGATCGTAACTGTGCCCGATCCAGATGTCTCTCTT GAGAACCTGGTGGAAAGCAAGCATCACAAGTTGTCACGTAGTCTTCGTTCCGGCCTTACCGACAAGGACCTCAAGCCCAACGCTGCCACACGAGATCAGCTCAAC GTGATAGTGAACTACCCCTCAACCAAGACCCTGACTTCAGAGGAGCAGGACTTGGTGTGGAAGTTTCGCTTCTATTTACAAAGCCAGAAGAAG GCCCTCGCGAAGTTCGTAAAGTGCGTCAACTGGCAGTCTGGCCCCGAGGCGAAGCAGGCTGTGGAGCTCATGCGGACATGGCAGCCCATGGATGTGGACGATGCGCTGGAGCTGCTTGGGCCTCAGTTTGTTCACCCTGCCGTGCGGCGCTACGCCGTGGCTCGGCTACGACAGGCACACTCCGACGACTTGCTACTGTACCTGCTGCAGCTCGTGCAGGCCTTGAAGTACGAGCGCACGACTAACGGCGACTCGCATCATCTGATGCGGCCTTCTGCAGCTGGCACCAGTGCTTTGTCAACGGTGATTGAGCCTGAGCCGGGGCCTGTACCCTGTGAGCGAGGAGACAG GGGAAGTTTCACAGCACCATCGGAGCTGGGAGCTAGCCACTTGGACTCTTTCTCAGACAGCCTACGTAACCCGATGTCCTCCTCGGTTACTGGTGCCGACGATGCCTTTCTGCAGGAACCCTTCCAGCCGAGGAGCGAATCTGAT TGCGACCTTGCAACATTTCTCATCAACAAAGCTTGCACGAGTGATGCACTTGCCAACTACTTCTACTG GTACCTGTATGTGGAAACTGACGATCAGGACAGTGTGGTTAAGGACTCCAAGGTGAAGGAGATGTACACAAACGTCATGAAGAGGTTTATGCATCGCCTTCAAAAG GGCAACTGGGACTATCGACAGAGGCGATCCATGCTGGAGAAGCAACAGGTTTTTGTGAACCACTTGGTGAACATCATGAAGATTGTTGCCAGAGAGAACGGGAACAGGCAGAAAAAG ATGGAGAAGCTGCATGCGCTGCTGTTGGAGCAGGAGTCTCAACAGCTCATCCGATTTCCGGAGCCAATGCCCTTGCCCCTGGACCCCAGCGTGCGAGTGCGCGGCCTAGTGCCCTCCAAGGCAGCGCTCTTCAAGTCGGCCCTCATG CCTGCCCGGTTGAGCTTCCTGACCGATGACGTCGAAGGTGGCGAATACGTTGCCATCTTCAAGCATGGCGACGACCTACGCCAGGACCAGCTAATTCTGCAGACCATCACTCTTATGGACAAG TTGCTGAGGAAAGAGAACCTTGATTTAAAGTTGACCCCGTACTGTGTGCTAGCCTCAAGCACAAAACACG GGTTTGTGCAATACATAGAATCAACGTCTGTCGCCGATGTCCTCAGAACGGAAGACACCATCCAAAAGTTCTTCCGGAAACACGCTCCCTCTGAAACAGGCCCGTACGGCATCTCTCCAGAAGTAATGGACACGTATGTCAAGTCATGTG ctgGTTACTGCGTCATCACATACCTGCTCAGTGTTGGTGATCGGCATCTTGACAACTTGCTTCTAACAAAGACAG GAAAGCTGTTCCACATCGACTTTGGCTACATCTTGGGTCGTGATCCAAAGCCACTGCCGCCACCCATGAAACTGAGCAAGGAGATGGTGGAGGCCATGGGAGGCATCAACTCTGAGCACTACCAAGAGTTCCGCAAGCAGTGCTATACAGCCTTTCTACATCTACGCAG gcacgcTAACCTGATCCTGAACCTGTTTTCACTGATGGTCGATGCAAGCGTACCCGACATTGCACTTGAACCTGACAAGACTGTAAAGAAG GTGCAAGACAAATTTCGGCTGGACCTGACGGACGAAGAGGCAGTTCACTACATGCAGAATCTGATTGACGTCAGCGTCTCGGCTGTTAT